One Mangrovimonas cancribranchiae DNA segment encodes these proteins:
- a CDS encoding DUF4350 domain-containing protein, with product MTKKAKIYIALIVFTMLSLVAYEYLKPKEINWFPSYAKHHKIPFGTYVLHEQLENIFPKTKDVTIPPFEFLKNDTITGSYFFVNNSLEFDKSETEKLLSWASKGNTLFIASENFSNTLLDTLNLETSIISNLDNIENVYGLQLKNKHLNQDIVSFEKADYITYFKEIDTLKAKVIGVVDNFDSYSAIKNEHVNIIKQNFGNGTIILCAFPQAFTNYFILENNTVQFTASLLSYLNAKETIYIDNHYKSGKTFYTSPLHIMLNTKQLKWAYYIMLIGVLFYILFDGKRKQRAIPVITPLKNQTVNFTQTVANMYLNKGNHKDILNHKIKHFLDYIRQHYNLDTNDINDTFLNHLASRSNNTIEDTKALFNNIIALQNRTHINQKELEDINTLIDSYKHNNAWKTKT from the coding sequence TTGACAAAAAAAGCGAAAATATATATTGCCTTAATTGTTTTTACCATGCTATCGCTTGTGGCTTACGAGTATTTAAAGCCCAAAGAGATTAATTGGTTTCCATCGTATGCCAAACATCATAAAATTCCATTTGGTACTTATGTACTTCACGAGCAACTAGAAAACATTTTCCCTAAAACAAAAGATGTTACTATTCCGCCATTCGAGTTTTTAAAAAACGACACCATTACAGGTTCCTACTTTTTTGTAAATAACAGTCTTGAATTCGATAAAAGTGAAACCGAAAAACTATTGTCTTGGGCAAGCAAAGGCAATACGCTTTTTATAGCTTCAGAAAATTTCTCAAATACCTTATTAGATACGCTAAACCTTGAAACAAGCATAATAAGTAATTTAGATAACATTGAAAATGTGTATGGGTTACAGTTAAAAAACAAGCACCTTAATCAAGACATTGTATCGTTTGAAAAAGCTGATTACATTACTTATTTTAAAGAAATAGACACGCTTAAGGCTAAAGTTATTGGTGTTGTCGATAATTTTGATAGTTATTCAGCAATTAAAAATGAACATGTCAATATTATTAAGCAAAATTTTGGAAACGGCACCATCATTTTATGTGCTTTCCCACAAGCATTCACCAACTATTTTATACTTGAAAATAATACAGTACAATTTACAGCTAGCCTATTATCGTATTTAAACGCTAAAGAAACCATCTATATAGATAATCATTATAAATCAGGAAAAACATTTTACACCTCGCCATTACACATCATGCTTAATACTAAGCAATTAAAATGGGCGTATTACATTATGTTAATTGGTGTGTTGTTTTATATTCTATTTGATGGTAAACGAAAACAACGTGCTATTCCTGTAATTACACCTTTAAAAAACCAAACCGTAAACTTTACTCAAACGGTTGCCAACATGTATCTAAATAAAGGCAATCATAAAGATATTTTAAATCATAAAATAAAACACTTTTTAGATTATATTAGGCAGCATTACAATCTAGACACTAACGATATTAACGACACATTCCTTAATCATCTAGCCTCTAGAAGTAATAATACTATTGAAGATACCAAAGCCCTATTTAATAATATAATCGCGCTACAAAACAGAACGCATATTAATCAAAAAGAACTAGAAGACATTAACACGTTAATAGATTCTTACAAACATAACAACGCATGGAAGACGAAAACTTAG
- a CDS encoding MoxR family ATPase, with translation MEDENLDFNNRISLTELKQAVDNIKAELGKVIIGQDNFIELLIVALLADGHVLIEGVPGIAKTVTAKLFAKSLKTEFSRIQFTPDLMPSDVLGTSIFNTKISDFEFKQGPIFSNIVLIDEINRAPAKTQAALFETMEERQATIDGNTYKFKNPFMVLATQNPIEQEGTYALPEAQLDRFIFKIKVDYPSLEEEIKIIESHHNRKGEKPQTVISPVLDAEKLADFKTKTQEVIVEGKIINYIAEIVQKTRNHPHLYLGGSPRASLAILNTSKAFAAINGRDFVTPEDVKKSLTPVLNHRIILTPEREMEGMTTENVVEMIVQSVEIPR, from the coding sequence ATGGAAGACGAAAACTTAGACTTTAACAATAGGATTTCTTTAACCGAACTAAAACAAGCCGTAGACAACATTAAAGCCGAATTGGGTAAAGTTATTATTGGTCAAGACAACTTTATCGAGTTACTTATTGTAGCACTTTTAGCCGATGGTCACGTATTAATTGAAGGCGTGCCAGGTATTGCTAAAACAGTTACAGCAAAACTTTTTGCTAAGTCTTTAAAAACAGAGTTTAGTCGCATTCAATTTACACCAGATTTAATGCCTAGCGATGTTTTAGGAACCTCAATTTTTAACACTAAAATATCCGATTTCGAATTTAAGCAAGGCCCTATTTTTTCAAATATTGTTTTAATAGATGAAATAAACCGTGCGCCAGCAAAAACGCAAGCTGCTTTGTTTGAAACTATGGAGGAACGCCAAGCTACCATAGATGGAAACACATATAAGTTTAAAAATCCTTTTATGGTTTTGGCTACTCAAAACCCTATAGAGCAAGAAGGTACTTATGCGTTACCCGAAGCACAACTGGATCGTTTTATTTTTAAAATAAAAGTTGATTATCCATCTCTTGAAGAAGAAATAAAAATTATTGAAAGTCACCACAATCGTAAAGGCGAGAAACCACAAACCGTTATTTCTCCTGTTCTAGATGCCGAAAAACTGGCCGATTTTAAAACCAAAACTCAAGAGGTTATTGTTGAAGGAAAAATTATAAATTACATTGCCGAGATTGTTCAAAAAACAAGAAATCATCCGCACTTATATTTAGGTGGTTCTCCAAGAGCTTCTTTAGCCATATTAAACACATCAAAAGCATTTGCAGCCATAAACGGTCGTGATTTTGTAACTCCAGAAGATGTCAAAAAATCGTTAACTCCCGTTTTAAATCACCGTATTATTTTAACTCCAGAACGCGAAATGGAAGGCATGACAACAGAAAATGTTGTAGAAATGATTGTTCAATCTGTTGAAATACCTAGGTAA
- a CDS encoding DUF58 domain-containing protein has translation MRFIKSLYIHANFYSYLALVSVCFLLSYWIPVLYPVAWSGVVIISVLFIADLLIIYNPKYSITASRLLPERFSNSDKNPVSITIKNNYAVNVFLEIIDELPEQFQKRDFLHKATLESFDNYHFDYFVRPVDRGEYRFGYVNIYLSSRLKIVKRKFCFQNEQMVKVYPSFIQMQKYDFLAISNNLTAFGMKKIRRIGHTQEFEQIKDYVQGDDFRTINWKATAKKSQLMVNQYQDEKSQPIYSIIDTGRVMKMPFEGLKLLDYAINATLAFSNVALKKHDKVGMVSFSKTIETFIPPVNKLTHLNNIIENLYNINTQFHDSDFGNLYAHLKRKATHRGLMMLYTNFEHISALKRQLPYLLAISKQHLLVVIMFENTELSKLVLQDAEDIETIYHKTIAEKFQYEKRLMAKELNKHGIQTVLTPPEKLTINTINKYLEIKARGLI, from the coding sequence ATGCGCTTTATAAAATCGCTTTACATACACGCCAATTTCTATAGCTACCTAGCGCTTGTTTCGGTATGTTTTTTACTATCGTATTGGATTCCCGTTTTATATCCTGTAGCTTGGAGTGGTGTTGTTATTATAAGTGTACTCTTTATTGCCGATTTACTTATCATTTACAATCCTAAATATAGCATAACTGCTAGTAGGTTACTTCCTGAACGTTTTTCTAATAGCGATAAGAACCCTGTTTCTATAACAATAAAAAACAATTACGCTGTAAATGTTTTTCTTGAAATAATTGATGAACTCCCAGAACAATTTCAAAAACGTGACTTTTTACATAAAGCTACTTTAGAGTCTTTTGATAATTATCATTTCGATTATTTTGTAAGACCAGTAGACCGTGGCGAGTACCGTTTTGGATATGTCAATATTTACCTTTCTAGCAGACTAAAAATTGTAAAACGAAAATTCTGTTTCCAAAACGAGCAAATGGTAAAAGTATACCCCTCTTTTATACAAATGCAGAAATACGATTTTCTAGCCATAAGCAATAATTTAACAGCTTTTGGCATGAAAAAAATTAGGCGTATTGGACATACACAAGAGTTTGAACAAATTAAAGACTATGTACAAGGCGATGATTTTAGAACCATAAATTGGAAAGCAACAGCCAAGAAAAGCCAACTTATGGTTAACCAATATCAAGATGAAAAATCGCAACCTATTTATTCTATTATCGATACTGGTCGTGTTATGAAAATGCCTTTTGAAGGCTTGAAACTATTGGATTATGCTATAAATGCTACATTGGCCTTTAGTAATGTTGCCTTAAAAAAGCATGATAAAGTTGGCATGGTTTCTTTTTCTAAAACTATTGAAACGTTTATTCCTCCTGTAAATAAACTAACACACCTTAATAACATTATAGAAAATCTTTACAATATAAACACGCAATTTCACGATAGTGATTTTGGCAACCTTTACGCACATTTAAAACGCAAAGCAACCCATAGAGGCCTAATGATGCTTTACACAAATTTTGAGCATATTAGTGCTTTAAAACGACAACTTCCTTATTTATTAGCCATTTCAAAACAACATTTACTGGTTGTTATTATGTTTGAAAATACCGAGCTCTCTAAACTTGTACTACAGGATGCCGAGGATATTGAAACGATTTACCACAAAACTATTGCCGAAAAGTTTCAATATGAAAAAAGACTTATGGCGAAAGAACTTAATAAACATGGTATTCAAACCGTTTTAACTCCACCAGAAAAACTCACGATAAATACCATAAATAAATATTTAGAAATTAAAGCTAGAGGATTAATTTAA
- a CDS encoding DUF2141 domain-containing protein, with amino-acid sequence MKHLAIVVMLTLLPFITKAQDSTNTYTVDVKIANILNQKGHILIGLHNQDTFMKAKGIQNAKLKVKGDTVVATFPNLKAGTYAIMVLHDENDNNRMDFDPSGMPIESYGMSNNPMLFGPPTFNDAKFEVTNNNLDLTIRF; translated from the coding sequence ATGAAACATCTAGCTATTGTAGTTATGTTAACACTACTGCCCTTTATCACAAAAGCTCAAGATTCAACAAACACCTATACGGTAGACGTTAAAATTGCCAATATTTTAAATCAAAAAGGACATATTTTAATTGGCTTGCACAATCAGGACACGTTTATGAAAGCTAAGGGTATTCAAAATGCAAAATTAAAAGTAAAAGGAGATACTGTTGTAGCTACTTTTCCTAACCTAAAAGCAGGAACTTATGCTATTATGGTTCTTCATGATGAAAATGATAATAATCGTATGGATTTTGATCCTTCGGGTATGCCAATAGAATCTTATGGCATGAGCAACAACCCCATGTTATTTGGGCCACCAACATTTAACGATGCTAAATTTGAAGTTACCAACAACAACCTGGATTTAACCATTAGGTTTTAA
- a CDS encoding Dps family protein, which yields MTLNTIGLNKEETKDLAGDLNTLLANFQLYYQNLRGIHWNIKGKAFFDLHTKFEELYTDANVKVDEIAERILTLGVTPLHTFDDYTKAGQVPVGKNISQDEKAVRLIVDSLSELLKIERTILEKSDEVGDEGTNAMMSDFITEQEKTVWMMKAWLGETV from the coding sequence ATGACATTAAATACAATAGGATTAAATAAAGAAGAAACTAAAGATTTAGCAGGTGATTTAAACACGCTTTTAGCTAATTTTCAGTTGTATTATCAAAACTTAAGAGGCATTCACTGGAATATTAAAGGAAAAGCATTTTTTGATCTTCATACTAAGTTTGAAGAATTGTATACCGATGCTAATGTAAAAGTTGATGAAATAGCAGAACGTATTCTTACGTTAGGTGTAACACCTCTACACACGTTTGATGATTATACTAAAGCAGGGCAAGTGCCTGTAGGAAAAAATATTTCTCAAGATGAAAAAGCGGTACGCTTAATCGTTGATTCATTGTCAGAGCTTTTAAAGATTGAACGAACTATTCTTGAAAAATCCGATGAAGTTGGAGACGAAGGAACCAATGCTATGATGAGCGACTTTATTACCGAACAAGAAAAAACCGTTTGGATGATGAAAGCTTGGTTAGGCGAAACCGTATAA
- a CDS encoding LysR substrate-binding domain-containing protein translates to MTITQLYYVLAVAEHQNFTKAAQSCFVTQPTLSMQIQKLEEELDVLIFDRGKKPIELTEVGKKIVLQARNIVNESDRIQDIVDQQKGFIGGEFRLGIIPTIMPTLLPMFLKTFIKKHAKVKLKIEELTTEEIIQRLEDGHLDAAIAATPLEKENLKERVIYYEPFVGYIPQNHRLFEKKHIEVNDLDLHDMLLLEDGHCFRDGIINLCKSLKNQNEDTFQLESGSIETLIKLSNEGLGMTLLPYLHTLDLKDHLKTNLRHFTEPSPAREVSLVYHKSELKMQIIDALYDTISSIVRGAIAFQNVKIISPLPKK, encoded by the coding sequence ATGACAATTACACAATTATATTATGTTTTAGCAGTTGCCGAACATCAAAATTTCACCAAAGCAGCACAAAGTTGCTTTGTTACCCAACCAACATTAAGCATGCAAATACAAAAACTTGAAGAAGAGCTTGATGTATTGATTTTTGATAGAGGTAAAAAACCTATAGAACTAACTGAGGTTGGTAAGAAAATAGTATTACAGGCAAGAAATATTGTAAACGAATCGGATAGAATTCAAGATATTGTCGATCAACAAAAAGGCTTTATTGGCGGTGAATTTAGATTAGGCATTATTCCTACTATTATGCCAACATTACTCCCCATGTTTTTAAAAACTTTTATAAAAAAACATGCTAAAGTAAAATTAAAAATTGAGGAATTAACAACCGAAGAAATTATCCAACGCCTAGAAGATGGACACCTTGATGCCGCTATTGCTGCCACACCGTTAGAAAAAGAAAACCTTAAAGAAAGAGTTATATATTACGAGCCCTTTGTAGGCTATATTCCACAAAACCACAGACTTTTTGAAAAAAAGCATATTGAAGTTAACGACTTAGATTTACACGACATGCTTTTATTAGAAGATGGTCACTGTTTTAGAGACGGTATTATTAACCTTTGTAAATCCTTAAAAAATCAAAATGAAGACACCTTTCAACTAGAAAGTGGTAGTATTGAAACTTTAATAAAATTATCAAACGAAGGTTTGGGTATGACATTGCTTCCGTATTTACACACACTTGATCTTAAAGATCATTTAAAGACGAATCTACGTCACTTTACAGAACCAAGCCCTGCCAGAGAGGTTAGTTTAGTATATCATAAAAGTGAATTAAAGATGCAAATTATAGATGCCTTATACGATACTATTTCAAGTATTGTTCGCGGGGCAATAGCGTTTCAAAATGTTAAGATAATTAGTCCCCTCCCTAAAAAGTAA
- a CDS encoding TIGR00266 family protein, protein MTAHEIDYRIFGEEMQFVEIELDPQEGVIAEAGSFMMMDDGIKMETIFGDGSKNDSGFLGKILGAGKRILTGESLFMTAFYNNLSGKRNVSFASPYPGKIIPIDLTHFGGKFICQKDAFLCAAKGVSVGIEFSKRLGRGLFGGEGFIMQKLEGDGMAFVHAGGTMAKKELKAGETLRVDTGCIIGFTKDVDYDIEFVGGIKNTIFGGEGLFFAKLQGPGTVYVQSLPFSRLAGRVLASAPRAGGKDKGEGSILGGLGDLLDGDNRF, encoded by the coding sequence ATGACAGCACACGAAATAGACTACAGGATTTTTGGAGAAGAAATGCAGTTTGTAGAAATTGAGTTAGACCCGCAAGAAGGTGTTATTGCCGAAGCTGGAAGTTTTATGATGATGGACGACGGTATAAAAATGGAAACCATTTTTGGCGATGGTTCTAAAAATGATTCTGGATTTTTAGGTAAAATTTTAGGTGCTGGAAAACGAATACTTACAGGAGAAAGTTTGTTCATGACGGCTTTTTATAATAACCTATCTGGAAAACGAAATGTAAGTTTTGCCTCGCCATATCCTGGAAAAATTATCCCTATAGATTTAACTCATTTTGGCGGGAAGTTTATTTGTCAAAAAGATGCTTTTTTGTGTGCAGCTAAAGGTGTAAGTGTTGGTATAGAGTTTAGTAAGCGTCTAGGTCGTGGCCTTTTTGGTGGCGAAGGTTTTATTATGCAAAAACTAGAAGGTGATGGTATGGCCTTTGTTCATGCAGGAGGAACCATGGCAAAGAAAGAGTTAAAAGCAGGAGAAACATTACGCGTAGACACAGGTTGTATAATTGGTTTTACAAAAGATGTAGATTATGATATTGAGTTTGTAGGTGGCATAAAGAATACCATTTTTGGTGGCGAAGGATTATTCTTTGCTAAACTTCAAGGGCCTGGAACAGTTTATGTTCAATCGTTACCATTTAGTAGACTAGCTGGTAGAGTATTAGCATCGGCGCCAAGAGCAGGAGGTAAAGATAAAGGCGAAGGAAGTATTCTAGGAGGTTTAGGAGACTTATTAGATGGCGATAACAGATTTTAA
- a CDS encoding DUF4442 domain-containing protein, with amino-acid sequence MTISPKKLNLFLLFKLPSAYFTGVRTTYIDDNSCEVKVKHKWINQNPFKSMFWAVQGMAAELTTGALMLTKIKASGKQISMLVANNKGSFTKKATGKIIFKCSQGKDIDEVIKKAIETGEGQTIWLYANGIDESGDEVSQFGFQWTLKVK; translated from the coding sequence ATGACAATTTCACCCAAAAAACTAAACCTATTTTTATTATTTAAATTACCATCGGCTTACTTTACAGGGGTAAGAACAACATATATAGACGACAATAGTTGCGAGGTTAAAGTAAAACACAAGTGGATTAATCAAAACCCATTTAAATCTATGTTTTGGGCAGTGCAAGGTATGGCGGCTGAATTAACCACCGGGGCTTTAATGCTAACCAAAATAAAGGCTTCAGGAAAACAGATTTCTATGTTAGTAGCCAATAATAAAGGGAGTTTTACTAAAAAGGCAACTGGAAAAATTATATTCAAATGTAGTCAAGGGAAGGATATTGACGAGGTAATAAAAAAAGCGATAGAAACAGGAGAAGGGCAAACTATTTGGTTGTATGCCAATGGTATTGATGAATCTGGAGACGAAGTTTCTCAATTTGGTTTTCAGTGGACATTAAAAGTGAAGTGA
- a CDS encoding DUF4870 domain-containing protein produces MLNNHQKNIATFIHLSTFSRFIVPLGNFIGPILLWSINKDKGEFVNEHGKQAINFQISILLYTIIVGMITIPFFIFKIFGGIDFIDINGFQNFHINLDNPSPLLYFTGFMGFLGIIAFILELVFIVTASLKARDGLPYKYPLTINFIK; encoded by the coding sequence ATGCTAAACAATCATCAAAAAAACATCGCAACGTTTATTCATTTATCAACCTTTTCAAGGTTTATAGTCCCTTTAGGAAACTTTATTGGCCCTATACTTTTATGGAGTATTAATAAAGATAAAGGCGAATTCGTGAATGAACACGGCAAACAAGCCATAAACTTTCAAATAAGTATACTGTTGTACACCATTATTGTAGGTATGATAACCATTCCTTTTTTTATTTTTAAAATTTTTGGAGGGATAGATTTTATAGATATTAATGGGTTCCAAAATTTTCATATTAATTTAGACAACCCTTCTCCACTATTATACTTTACAGGCTTTATGGGTTTTTTAGGTATTATAGCTTTCATCTTGGAACTGGTTTTTATAGTTACAGCTAGTTTAAAGGCTAGAGATGGTTTGCCCTATAAATACCCACTTACTATTAATTTCATCAAATAA
- a CDS encoding PadR family transcriptional regulator — translation MKIENTKAQMRKGVLEYCILSILKDEDAYVAEILDTLKNAKMLVVEGTIYPLLTRLKNAGLLSYRWEESTSGPPRKYYGLTETGKLFLKELNSTWEDLQNAVNIVTSQKNKTK, via the coding sequence ATGAAGATAGAAAACACAAAAGCACAAATGCGAAAAGGTGTTCTAGAATACTGCATCTTATCTATTTTAAAAGATGAAGACGCTTATGTAGCCGAGATTCTAGACACCCTAAAAAACGCCAAAATGCTAGTGGTTGAAGGGACTATTTACCCTTTACTTACACGACTTAAAAACGCAGGACTTCTTTCCTATCGCTGGGAAGAATCAACATCTGGACCACCACGAAAATATTATGGTCTTACAGAAACAGGAAAATTATTTCTTAAGGAACTAAACAGCACTTGGGAAGATTTACAAAACGCAGTTAACATAGTAACCAGTCAAAAAAATAAAACAAAATGA
- a CDS encoding PspC domain-containing protein: MNKTVNINLAGTFFHIDEDAYLKLQRYLEAIKRSFTDAQGRSEIIADIEARIAELFTERMKHDKQVISSKEVEDVINVMGQPEDYLVDEEIFEDEPKSTYTKRSSKKLYRDTDNSYIGGVSSGLGHYLGIDAVWVRLLWILLAIGSGGTFILIYILFWILVPEAVTTAEKLTMTGEPVNITNIEKKIRDGIDNVSETVKNVDYEKYGNKVKSNSKSFFDTLGDIIMFCLKVFAKFIGVLLILIGASTLIGLIIGLFTFGISDFANIPGFDFIDAANAANTPVWLSSLLTFFFFGIPFFFLFYLGLKILVNNLKSIGKIAKFSLLGLWILSIVGLIIIGIRQASEHAFDANVTKTESLQVTAQDTLFLKMQGNTLYSNSVYRNNTPYKLVYNEADEKLIYSSDVRLIVKSTKDSLASIRIEKTAEGNSYKTARNRANDIDYSYVLSGNELQLNAYHTTAFKNKFRDQEVEVTLYLPEGLTLYADDNTYSFHRNSSYYNDILHNDMEEHYLKVMDDELQCLDCDDENFEVNIDIKKNNKGVTINGDSLEIKGDESILKINNEGINAESESVNVKIDDNGVNISSKKD, from the coding sequence ATGAATAAAACAGTCAACATAAATTTAGCAGGTACATTCTTCCATATAGATGAAGATGCGTACTTAAAATTGCAACGCTATTTGGAGGCTATAAAACGTTCATTTACAGACGCTCAAGGACGATCTGAAATTATAGCCGATATTGAAGCCCGTATTGCCGAGCTTTTTACAGAGCGTATGAAACACGACAAACAAGTTATTAGTAGCAAAGAGGTTGAGGACGTTATTAATGTAATGGGACAGCCTGAGGACTACCTTGTTGATGAAGAAATTTTTGAGGACGAACCAAAAAGTACTTATACCAAGCGTTCATCTAAAAAATTATATCGCGATACAGACAACTCCTACATAGGAGGAGTATCATCTGGATTAGGACATTATTTGGGTATCGATGCGGTTTGGGTGCGTTTATTATGGATTTTATTAGCTATTGGGTCTGGAGGAACATTCATCCTTATTTATATTTTATTCTGGATTTTAGTTCCAGAAGCCGTTACTACAGCCGAAAAACTTACCATGACTGGCGAGCCGGTTAATATTACAAATATTGAAAAAAAAATTCGTGATGGCATTGACAACGTTTCAGAAACAGTAAAAAATGTCGATTACGAAAAGTATGGGAATAAGGTAAAATCCAACTCTAAATCCTTTTTCGATACTTTAGGCGATATCATTATGTTTTGCCTTAAAGTTTTTGCCAAATTTATTGGAGTTCTTTTAATACTTATTGGTGCATCAACATTAATAGGCTTAATTATTGGATTATTTACATTTGGGATATCAGACTTTGCAAACATACCAGGATTCGACTTTATTGATGCCGCCAATGCTGCTAACACACCAGTATGGCTGTCATCGTTACTAACATTTTTCTTTTTTGGAATTCCGTTTTTCTTCCTCTTCTATTTAGGATTGAAAATACTCGTGAATAACCTTAAATCTATAGGGAAAATTGCTAAGTTTTCGTTACTAGGACTTTGGATATTATCTATTGTTGGATTAATTATTATTGGTATAAGACAAGCTAGCGAACACGCTTTTGATGCTAATGTTACTAAAACAGAAAGTTTACAAGTTACCGCTCAAGACACATTATTTCTAAAAATGCAAGGAAACACCTTGTACAGTAATAGTGTGTATAGAAACAATACGCCTTATAAACTAGTTTATAACGAAGCAGATGAAAAGCTTATCTATTCATCTGATGTACGCTTAATTGTAAAATCTACTAAAGATTCGTTAGCCAGTATTCGTATTGAAAAAACAGCCGAAGGTAACAGCTATAAAACAGCTAGAAACCGTGCAAACGACATAGATTATAGTTACGTGCTTTCTGGAAACGAATTACAATTAAACGCCTATCACACGACAGCCTTTAAAAATAAATTTAGAGATCAAGAAGTGGAAGTTACACTTTACTTACCTGAAGGACTCACTTTATATGCCGATGATAATACGTATTCCTTTCACAGAAACTCTAGTTATTACAACGACATATTACACAACGATATGGAGGAGCATTACTTAAAAGTTATGGACGACGAATTACAATGTTTAGATTGCGATGATGAGAACTTTGAAGTTAATATAGATATTAAGAAAAATAACAAAGGCGTTACAATTAACGGCGATAGCCTTGAAATTAAAGGTGATGAAAGTATTTTAAAAATAAACAATGAAGGCATTAATGCTGAATCTGAAAGTGTAAACGTTAAAATAGATGACAACGGCGTAAATATTAGTTCTAAAAAAGACTAA
- a CDS encoding head GIN domain-containing protein, whose product MSTLTKIIVSSILAIFLSSCVFENFGVNGNGNVVSKERTLNGTFNEIKVSRGLDVYLTQANSTSIKVQADENLHDIIKTEVKDNVLKIYAKENIASSAAKKIMVNFNNVSKIESTSGSDVFSNNTIQSKELELSATSGSDMELSIETQTLVCDASSGADMELSGKTRSLIAKASSGSEIDTENLSSETAQVKASSGAGVSVNTSKKITASASSGGDITYYGNPEIVEKNDNVSGSIRKR is encoded by the coding sequence ATGTCAACACTAACAAAAATAATTGTATCCAGCATTCTAGCTATTTTTTTAAGCTCGTGTGTTTTTGAAAACTTTGGCGTAAATGGCAATGGTAATGTTGTCTCTAAAGAACGTACTTTAAACGGCACTTTTAACGAAATAAAAGTAAGTCGCGGATTAGACGTATATTTAACCCAAGCGAACTCAACAAGCATTAAAGTACAAGCCGATGAAAACCTTCACGACATTATTAAAACGGAAGTTAAAGATAATGTGTTAAAAATTTATGCTAAAGAAAACATTGCTTCATCGGCTGCCAAAAAAATAATGGTTAACTTTAATAATGTTTCAAAAATAGAATCGACTAGCGGTAGCGATGTATTTTCTAACAACACCATACAATCTAAAGAATTAGAACTATCTGCAACTAGCGGTAGCGATATGGAACTTAGTATAGAAACCCAAACTTTAGTCTGCGACGCCTCTAGCGGGGCAGATATGGAATTATCTGGAAAAACACGATCGCTAATCGCCAAAGCCTCTAGTGGCAGCGAAATAGACACCGAAAACCTTAGCTCTGAAACAGCACAAGTTAAAGCAAGTAGCGGCGCTGGTGTCTCTGTAAATACGAGTAAAAAAATTACGGCCAGCGCTAGTAGTGGTGGCGATATTACTTATTACGGCAATCCAGAAATTGTTGAAAAAAACGACAATGTTTCTGGTAGTATTAGAAAACGCTAA